From one Mustela nigripes isolate SB6536 chromosome 16, MUSNIG.SB6536, whole genome shotgun sequence genomic stretch:
- the C16H17orf58 gene encoding UPF0450 protein C17orf58 homolog isoform X3 — MTARAFWLLCLIVGSSPEAPVAERKASPPHNRKPDPGGGPSAEGTPGPPAPPVPEEPRRPRAAEASPRAWPDPRRRKPPPPAENRAGFREAAREPAGPPSPRLAQAENRASPRRVPALEDSPRRSRARALRFPAARSLARAAEAAAGPAHPNRPRAAAPPPGPEPAPAPPPRLSPPRRDADPGAEPCARACRVDLDERESYCASEFAVNGIVHDVDVLGTGIRLVTLLVDRDGLYKMNRLYITPDGFFFRVHILVLDSSSCNKPCPEFKPGSRYIVMGHIYHKRRQLPTALLQVLRGRLRPGDGLLRSGNSYVKRFNRKRNGQVQSAVHTQCV, encoded by the exons CGTCGCCGCCCCACAACAGGAAGCCCGACCCCGGCGGCGGCCCGAGTGCGGAGGGGACGCCGGGACCCCCGGCGCCGCCGGTCCCTGAGGAGCCGCGGCGGCCGCGCGCGGCCGAGGCCTCTCCCCGCGCTTGGCCCGACCCGCGACGCCGGAAGCCCCCGCCGCCCGCCGAGAACCGGGCCGGCTTCCGGGAGGCCGCGCGCGAGCCCGCCGGCCCGCCGAGCCCCCGCCTCGCGCAGGCCGAGAACCGCGCCTCGCCGCGCCGCGTGCCCGCGCTGGAGGACTCCCCGCGGCGCTCACGCGCCCGGGCCCTGCGCTTCCCGGCCGCGCGGTCGCTCGCGCGCGCCGCCGAGGCTGCCGCCGGCCCCGCCCACCCCAACCGGCCGCGCGCCGCCGCGCCGCCCCCGGGGCCCGAGCCGGCGCCTGCACCGCCCCCGCGCCTCAGCCCGCCGCGGAGGGACGCGGATCCCGGCGCCGAGCCCTGCGCGCGCGCCTGCAGGGTGGACCTGGACGAGCGCGAGTCCTACTGCGCGAGCGAATTCG CGGTGAATGGAATCGTGCACGACGTGGACGTGCTCGGCACAGGGATCCGGCTGGTGACTCTGCTGGTGGACCGGGATGGGCTGTACAAGATGAACCGCCTGTACATCACTCCGGACGGGTTTTTCTTCCGAGTCCACATACTAGTCCTAGACTCCTCCAGCTGCAATAAGCCATGTCCAGAGTTTAAACCTG GAAGCAGGTATATTGTGATGGGCCACATTTACCATAAGAGACGCCAGCTCCCTACAGCTCTGCTCCAGGTCCTGAGAGGGCGGCTCCGTCCAGGAGATGGATTGCTCAGGAGTGGCAACAGCTACGTGAAGAGATTTAACCGAAAAAGGAATGGGCAAGTTCAAAGTGCCGTTCACACCCAGTGCGTTTGA
- the C16H17orf58 gene encoding UPF0450 protein C17orf58 homolog isoform X2, translating into MSLGTVSTKMTARAFWLLCLIVGSSPEAPVAERKASPPHNRKPDPGGGPSAEGTPGPPAPPVPEEPRRPRAAEASPRAWPDPRRRKPPPPAENRAGFREAAREPAGPPSPRLAQAENRASPRRVPALEDSPRRSRARALRFPAARSLARAAEAAAGPAHPNRPRAAAPPPGPEPAPAPPPRLSPPRRDADPGAEPCARACRVDLDERESYCASEFAVNGIVHDVDVLGTGIRLVTLLVDRDGLYKMNRLYITPDGFFFRVHILVLDSSSCNKPCPEFKPGSRYIVMGHIYHKRRQLPTALLQVLRGRLRPGDGLLRSGNSYVKRFNRKRNGQVQSAVHTQCV; encoded by the exons CGTCGCCGCCCCACAACAGGAAGCCCGACCCCGGCGGCGGCCCGAGTGCGGAGGGGACGCCGGGACCCCCGGCGCCGCCGGTCCCTGAGGAGCCGCGGCGGCCGCGCGCGGCCGAGGCCTCTCCCCGCGCTTGGCCCGACCCGCGACGCCGGAAGCCCCCGCCGCCCGCCGAGAACCGGGCCGGCTTCCGGGAGGCCGCGCGCGAGCCCGCCGGCCCGCCGAGCCCCCGCCTCGCGCAGGCCGAGAACCGCGCCTCGCCGCGCCGCGTGCCCGCGCTGGAGGACTCCCCGCGGCGCTCACGCGCCCGGGCCCTGCGCTTCCCGGCCGCGCGGTCGCTCGCGCGCGCCGCCGAGGCTGCCGCCGGCCCCGCCCACCCCAACCGGCCGCGCGCCGCCGCGCCGCCCCCGGGGCCCGAGCCGGCGCCTGCACCGCCCCCGCGCCTCAGCCCGCCGCGGAGGGACGCGGATCCCGGCGCCGAGCCCTGCGCGCGCGCCTGCAGGGTGGACCTGGACGAGCGCGAGTCCTACTGCGCGAGCGAATTCG CGGTGAATGGAATCGTGCACGACGTGGACGTGCTCGGCACAGGGATCCGGCTGGTGACTCTGCTGGTGGACCGGGATGGGCTGTACAAGATGAACCGCCTGTACATCACTCCGGACGGGTTTTTCTTCCGAGTCCACATACTAGTCCTAGACTCCTCCAGCTGCAATAAGCCATGTCCAGAGTTTAAACCTG GAAGCAGGTATATTGTGATGGGCCACATTTACCATAAGAGACGCCAGCTCCCTACAGCTCTGCTCCAGGTCCTGAGAGGGCGGCTCCGTCCAGGAGATGGATTGCTCAGGAGTGGCAACAGCTACGTGAAGAGATTTAACCGAAAAAGGAATGGGCAAGTTCAAAGTGCCGTTCACACCCAGTGCGTTTGA